From one Bacteroides fragilis NCTC 9343 genomic stretch:
- a CDS encoding DUF262 domain-containing protein, translated as MKLPEPQSSTFSGLISDIEKGQIKIPQFQREFVWDMQKSANLMDSIIKGYPIGTFIFWKTKERLRSVRDVGNISLPEPNNGDFVNFVLDGQQRLTSLFASLKGIVITRERGRIDDYSNMFIDLNAKEDEQIAITDIENKTKGSYIKITELLYGGLTFLASFPPEYLTKLEEYKKRIESYLFSIIYLKEAPLDIATEVFTRINVGGKDLTLFEIMVAKTFDYESNFDLSEKYNELIDRLRPLNYETISDTTVLQCISTFLTKECTRKEILKLNKADFINCWNNGVSAIESAVEYFINYYRIPVSQLLPYNALIVPFAYFFYKNVDKPIGLKQKYLQDYFWRCSLSGRFSSSVETKLSQDIKRIDLILQDELPKYDWTVDISKESIENNGYFSTGRSYIKAILCIYAYHQPKSFNDGSLINISNYWLKQANSKNYHHFFPKAYLEKQKVDFFLINHIANITIVDDFLNKREIGAKAPSVYMKKFIKQNDDIDETMKTHLILDIETFGVLENDYDRFFRSRINAICKELKKRIIVQDGDKMNQVSNPSEEETEN; from the coding sequence ATGAAATTACCGGAGCCGCAATCATCTACTTTTTCAGGCTTAATTAGCGATATTGAAAAAGGCCAAATTAAAATCCCTCAGTTTCAACGAGAATTTGTGTGGGATATGCAAAAATCTGCGAATTTGATGGATAGTATTATTAAAGGCTATCCTATTGGAACTTTCATTTTTTGGAAGACAAAGGAACGATTGCGCAGTGTTAGGGATGTAGGTAATATATCTTTACCAGAACCTAATAATGGAGATTTTGTAAACTTTGTTTTAGATGGGCAACAAAGACTAACCAGTCTTTTCGCAAGCCTAAAGGGTATAGTAATTACAAGAGAAAGAGGGCGGATTGATGACTATTCCAATATGTTTATTGACCTTAATGCAAAGGAAGATGAGCAAATTGCAATTACAGATATTGAAAATAAGACGAAAGGATCTTATATCAAAATAACCGAACTATTATACGGAGGACTTACATTTTTAGCAAGTTTCCCACCTGAATATCTGACTAAACTCGAAGAGTACAAGAAACGAATAGAAAGTTATTTATTTTCGATTATTTATTTGAAAGAAGCTCCTCTTGATATAGCAACAGAGGTTTTTACCAGAATTAATGTAGGGGGTAAAGATTTAACTTTGTTTGAAATAATGGTGGCTAAAACATTTGACTACGAAAGCAATTTTGATTTATCTGAAAAATACAACGAACTTATAGATAGACTTCGTCCGTTGAATTATGAAACAATATCCGATACAACAGTTCTTCAATGTATATCTACATTTTTAACCAAAGAATGCACGCGTAAGGAAATATTGAAATTAAATAAAGCAGATTTCATAAATTGTTGGAATAATGGTGTAAGTGCTATTGAATCTGCTGTTGAATATTTTATAAATTACTATAGAATCCCTGTTAGTCAATTACTACCATACAATGCTCTCATAGTACCATTTGCTTATTTCTTTTACAAGAATGTGGATAAACCAATAGGATTAAAACAAAAATATCTTCAAGATTATTTTTGGAGGTGTTCTCTGTCTGGAAGGTTTTCTTCCTCCGTAGAAACAAAATTATCTCAGGATATAAAAAGGATAGATTTAATATTGCAGGACGAATTGCCCAAATATGACTGGACTGTAGATATCTCCAAAGAATCAATAGAAAATAATGGGTATTTCAGCACGGGAAGAAGTTATATCAAAGCCATTTTGTGTATATACGCATATCATCAGCCAAAATCATTTAATGATGGTTCATTGATTAATATAAGTAACTATTGGCTTAAACAAGCAAACAGTAAGAATTACCACCACTTCTTTCCTAAGGCATATTTGGAAAAACAAAAAGTAGATTTTTTCCTTATCAACCATATTGCAAATATTACGATAGTCGATGATTTCTTAAATAAACGAGAGATAGGAGCTAAAGCACCTTCTGTATATATGAAAAAATTCATCAAGCAAAATGATGATATTGATGAGACTATGAAAACTCATTTGATTCTTGACATAGAAACTTTTGGTGTATTAGAGAATGATTACGATCGTTTTTTTAGATCTCGAATAAACGCAATCTGCAAGGAATTAAAAAAACGAATTATTGTGCAAGATGGGGATAAGATGAATCAAGTTTCAAATCCATCAGAAGAAGAAACTGAAAATTAG
- a CDS encoding type I restriction-modification system subunit M has product MSEEQQRILKAQLWKMACEMRGNMNASDFMNFGLGLIFYKYLSERIEMFINDQLQNDNTDFRTVWADGNEDIKQELRNVAIEDIGYFLEPEYLFSTLATDAKDGKFILEALGQSFKHIEDSTLSADSEDDFQNLFDDVDLTSVKLGKTADDKNKLISNLLLALDEIDFCLKDTEIDILGDAYEYMIGEFAAGAGQKAGEFYTPQQVSKVLAQIVTADKERVRNVYDPTCGSGSLLLSVAKEGFAEFIYGQEKNPTTYNLARMNMLLHNKRYDKFDIRSGDTLEDDQFENEVFDAIVANPPFSAQWSADSKFNTDDRFSRAGALAPKSKADYAFILHMIHHLHDGGTMACVAPHGVLFRGASEGKIRRYLIEAKNYIDAIIGLPANLFYGTSIPTCILVLKKCRKEGDDVLFIDASKGFEKIKTQNKLSPEHIEKIVNTYKNRAEIEKYSHKATIEEIAENDFNLNIPRYVDTFEEEEEIDIKAVMKEIKMLEAKRSELDRQIDVYLKELGLVF; this is encoded by the coding sequence ATGAGCGAAGAACAACAAAGAATATTGAAAGCACAGCTATGGAAGATGGCGTGCGAAATGCGTGGCAATATGAATGCCAGCGATTTTATGAATTTTGGACTGGGCTTGATATTTTATAAATATCTTTCCGAACGGATTGAGATGTTTATCAACGACCAACTTCAAAACGACAACACCGATTTTAGAACAGTTTGGGCTGATGGTAACGAGGATATAAAACAAGAGTTGCGTAATGTCGCCATTGAAGATATTGGCTACTTTTTGGAGCCTGAATATCTGTTTTCTACACTTGCGACAGATGCAAAGGATGGAAAATTTATCCTTGAAGCTTTGGGACAATCGTTCAAACATATTGAAGATAGTACTTTGAGTGCAGACTCGGAAGATGATTTCCAAAATTTGTTTGATGATGTAGATTTAACTTCTGTAAAGTTGGGGAAAACTGCAGACGACAAGAATAAGTTAATAAGCAATTTACTATTGGCTCTTGATGAGATAGATTTTTGTCTTAAGGATACAGAAATAGATATTCTCGGAGACGCGTACGAGTATATGATTGGTGAATTTGCAGCCGGAGCAGGACAGAAGGCTGGTGAATTTTATACTCCACAACAAGTGTCAAAAGTTTTAGCGCAGATTGTAACAGCCGACAAAGAACGAGTTCGCAATGTTTATGATCCTACATGCGGCTCAGGGTCACTCCTTTTAAGTGTTGCAAAGGAGGGTTTTGCCGAGTTCATCTATGGACAAGAGAAGAATCCGACTACCTATAACCTTGCCCGAATGAATATGCTACTTCATAACAAGCGTTATGACAAATTCGACATACGAAGCGGAGATACATTAGAAGATGATCAATTTGAAAACGAAGTTTTTGATGCAATTGTTGCAAATCCACCATTCTCAGCACAATGGAGTGCGGATAGTAAATTCAATACTGATGATCGTTTTAGTCGTGCAGGAGCGTTAGCACCTAAAAGTAAAGCCGACTATGCCTTTATTCTGCATATGATTCATCACTTGCACGATGGAGGTACGATGGCTTGCGTTGCTCCTCACGGGGTTTTGTTTCGTGGAGCTTCAGAGGGTAAAATCCGCAGGTATCTGATTGAAGCAAAGAATTATATTGATGCAATTATCGGACTTCCAGCCAACCTATTTTATGGCACGTCTATACCCACCTGTATTTTGGTGTTGAAAAAGTGTCGCAAAGAGGGAGATGATGTGCTTTTTATTGATGCTTCAAAGGGGTTTGAGAAGATTAAAACTCAAAACAAACTTTCGCCCGAACATATTGAGAAAATAGTTAACACCTATAAGAACCGTGCTGAGATAGAGAAGTATTCTCACAAGGCGACTATCGAAGAGATTGCTGAAAATGATTTCAATCTGAATATTCCTCGCTATGTAGACACTTTTGAGGAGGAAGAAGAGATTGATATTAAGGCTGTAATGAAAGAGATAAAAATGCTCGAAGCCAAAAGAAGCGAATTGGATAGACAAATAGATGTTTATTTGAAGGAGTTAGGGTTAGTGTTTTAG
- a CDS encoding restriction endonuclease subunit S, with product MKNNKNNNCNFPTLRFPEFSGEWKKDIIGNVISVKSEKYNPHSNRTEFICVELESISQGTGELLETFNSAEQKSIKNKFSPGTVLFGKLRPYLRKFYLPYFEGVCSSEIWVMRSNKIEPAFLYSFIQTPYFISLANQSSGSKMPRADWGLIETSKIAYPPNSAERVKIGKFLKLIDERIATQNKIIAHLESLIKGLTNQLLIPNSNWQPTTIGQVLTINPGKDYKHLKEGNIPVYGTGGYMLSVNDYLYDGESVCIGRKGTINKPIFLTGKFWTIDTLFYTSNFNSLLPRFGYYLFKTIDWLKYNEASGVPSLSKVSIEKIHISLPSLAIQNSICRLLDSIYDKLALEESVLNNHQTQKAFILQQMFI from the coding sequence ATGAAGAACAACAAAAATAATAATTGCAATTTCCCAACTTTGCGATTTCCAGAGTTCTCGGGTGAGTGGAAAAAAGATATTATTGGTAATGTTATATCTGTTAAATCGGAGAAATATAACCCTCATTCCAATAGGACAGAATTTATATGCGTGGAATTAGAGAGTATTAGTCAAGGGACGGGCGAATTGTTGGAGACCTTTAACTCCGCAGAACAAAAAAGCATTAAAAATAAGTTCTCTCCAGGAACTGTATTATTTGGTAAGCTAAGACCATATCTTAGAAAATTCTATTTGCCTTATTTTGAAGGAGTTTGTTCGTCTGAAATATGGGTAATGAGAAGCAATAAAATTGAACCTGCCTTTTTGTATAGTTTTATTCAAACCCCATATTTTATTAGTCTTGCGAACCAATCAAGTGGCTCTAAAATGCCAAGAGCCGACTGGGGGTTAATTGAAACCTCAAAAATAGCATACCCACCCAATAGTGCAGAAAGAGTTAAGATAGGAAAGTTCTTGAAGCTAATAGATGAGCGTATCGCAACCCAAAACAAAATAATAGCTCATTTAGAATCTCTAATTAAAGGGCTTACAAACCAACTTCTGATTCCAAATAGCAATTGGCAACCAACTACTATCGGACAAGTACTAACGATCAATCCAGGTAAGGACTATAAGCACCTTAAAGAAGGAAATATTCCAGTTTATGGTACAGGTGGCTATATGCTTTCTGTAAATGACTATTTATATGACGGTGAAAGTGTGTGTATTGGGCGCAAGGGTACAATTAATAAGCCAATCTTTTTAACTGGAAAATTTTGGACTATAGATACGCTTTTTTATACCTCCAATTTCAATTCATTATTACCAAGATTCGGTTATTATTTATTTAAGACCATTGATTGGCTCAAGTATAATGAAGCTTCAGGTGTCCCAAGTTTATCCAAGGTATCGATAGAAAAAATTCATATTTCATTACCATCATTAGCAATACAAAACAGCATATGCCGCTTATTAGATTCAATATATGATAAATTGGCTTTAGAGGAATCTGTATTAAATAATCACCAAACTCAAAAGGCGTTTATACTCCAACAAATGTTTATATGA
- a CDS encoding restriction endonuclease subunit S domain-containing protein — MQFYSTNSLSWGQLSYEEGEIRNLHYGLIHSFQTSEIDTDSLPRILPANVPKQYTLCQAGDVAFADASEDTDEIGKAVEFIRTHKASVICGLHTIHGRDIKCKTLLGFKRVAFNSHYFHDQIKRLAQGTKVFSITSSNLSSCYIYIPDIVMQKSIVVLFEAYEEQLITNKRLLEQYEKQKRYLLQQMFI, encoded by the coding sequence ATGCAATTCTACTCGACTAATTCATTGTCATGGGGGCAGCTAAGCTATGAAGAAGGTGAAATTAGAAATCTCCACTATGGCTTAATACATAGTTTCCAAACAAGTGAAATTGATACTGATTCTTTACCAAGGATTCTGCCAGCCAACGTTCCCAAACAATACACATTATGTCAGGCTGGTGATGTGGCTTTTGCTGATGCCTCAGAAGATACGGATGAGATTGGTAAAGCCGTAGAATTTATTAGAACACACAAAGCAAGTGTAATATGTGGCTTACATACTATTCATGGAAGAGATATAAAGTGCAAAACCCTTCTTGGTTTCAAGAGGGTTGCATTCAATTCTCATTATTTCCATGACCAAATCAAGCGATTGGCTCAAGGAACAAAAGTGTTCTCTATAACTTCAAGTAATCTGTCATCGTGCTATATCTATATTCCTGATATAGTCATGCAAAAGTCCATTGTAGTTTTATTTGAAGCTTACGAAGAACAACTTATAACGAACAAAAGGTTACTAGAACAATACGAAAAACAGAAAAGGTATTTACTTCAGCAGATGTTCATATAA
- a CDS encoding restriction endonuclease subunit S has product MNALAESLYYPKKSQELLKLKGLNSKWEQCFLKDVVENFCRRNKSHIQYPMYSVTNDLGFVPQSEKFEERTMMGEDISSYKVINKGDFAYNPARINVGSIAKYEGDNPCMISSLYVCFRPKYNISSEWLQHLLKSQRMIYNYNLFGEGGVRIYLFFPNFGRIKISIPPLEEQKKIAAVISTIEQKISVENFILDKLNTQKSFLLTKMFI; this is encoded by the coding sequence TTGAATGCACTTGCGGAAAGTCTGTATTATCCAAAAAAGAGTCAAGAATTGTTAAAACTCAAGGGGCTTAATAGTAAATGGGAACAATGCTTTTTGAAAGATGTAGTTGAGAACTTCTGTCGTAGAAATAAATCGCATATACAATACCCTATGTATTCCGTGACAAATGACTTGGGCTTTGTGCCACAGTCGGAAAAGTTTGAAGAAAGAACTATGATGGGTGAAGATATATCTTCTTATAAAGTTATTAACAAGGGTGATTTTGCCTATAATCCCGCAAGGATAAATGTTGGTTCAATAGCTAAATATGAGGGAGATAATCCTTGTATGATTAGTTCTCTATACGTTTGCTTTAGACCTAAATACAATATATCTTCCGAATGGCTCCAACACTTACTCAAGTCGCAAAGGATGATATACAACTATAATTTATTTGGTGAAGGTGGGGTAAGGATATATCTATTCTTTCCAAACTTTGGACGAATTAAGATAAGTATACCACCTCTCGAAGAACAAAAAAAAATTGCGGCAGTAATTTCAACTATCGAACAAAAAATATCAGTTGAGAACTTTATTCTTGATAAATTGAATACTCAAAAATCATTCTTACTAACCAAGATGTTTATATAA
- a CDS encoding restriction endonuclease subunit S, which produces MRFPEFSGEWKKYFIRDIAEVTKGAGISKEQRSLFGTPCILYGELYTTYKSEVINDVQSKTDIDAKNLVRSKENDVIIPSSGETAIDISTARCVPYDDVLLGGDLNIIRLYQNDGRFLSYQLNGVRKLDIARVAQGSSVIHLYGESIKSLSVSLPALKEQQKIVSLLSLIDERIATQNKIIEEYKKLKNALAELFFAKSIEYTSIGEMCDVVMGQSPSSVAYNYTKNGLPLIQGNLDIFEGVTSPRMWTSDITKQCDIGDIILTVRAPVGDVAKSNMIACVGRGVCAIKVKESGCSEYVYQYLLYFKAKWGSIEQGSTFSAISRNDILNINIPVITKRLIVASHLLALFDSEISIEALNLNVYTKQKQYLLTKMFI; this is translated from the coding sequence TTGCGATTTCCAGAGTTCTCGGGTGAGTGGAAAAAGTATTTCATAAGAGACATTGCAGAGGTCACGAAGGGGGCGGGTATATCTAAAGAACAACGTTCGCTTTTTGGAACTCCTTGCATTTTATATGGAGAGTTATATACAACCTATAAATCAGAGGTAATAAATGATGTCCAAAGCAAAACAGATATTGACGCGAAAAATTTGGTTAGAAGCAAAGAGAATGATGTAATAATACCATCTTCAGGTGAAACCGCTATTGATATCTCAACAGCCAGATGTGTACCTTATGACGATGTTTTGTTAGGCGGAGACTTAAACATCATAAGGTTATATCAAAATGATGGGCGTTTTCTGAGTTATCAATTGAATGGTGTTCGTAAATTAGATATTGCAAGGGTTGCGCAAGGAAGTTCGGTTATTCACCTATATGGAGAAAGTATAAAATCTCTATCTGTGTCTCTACCTGCACTAAAAGAGCAACAAAAGATAGTGTCACTTCTATCCCTAATAGACGAGCGTATCGCAACCCAAAACAAAATAATTGAGGAGTATAAAAAATTAAAGAATGCACTTGCGGAATTATTTTTTGCAAAATCTATCGAATATACTTCAATTGGTGAAATGTGTGATGTTGTTATGGGGCAGTCCCCATCCTCAGTGGCATATAATTACACAAAGAATGGGCTTCCATTGATTCAAGGAAACTTAGATATTTTCGAAGGTGTTACTTCTCCAAGAATGTGGACAAGTGACATAACTAAGCAATGTGATATAGGTGATATTATACTTACAGTGCGAGCTCCTGTCGGGGATGTTGCCAAGTCTAATATGATTGCCTGTGTGGGTAGAGGGGTTTGTGCTATTAAAGTCAAAGAATCTGGATGTAGCGAATATGTATATCAATATTTACTGTACTTTAAAGCTAAATGGGGCTCTATTGAGCAAGGAAGCACATTTTCGGCAATAAGTCGTAATGATATTCTAAATATTAACATTCCGGTTATTACAAAAAGGCTGATTGTTGCAAGTCATCTTTTAGCTTTGTTTGACAGTGAAATCAGTATAGAAGCATTAAACTTAAACGTATATACAAAGCAGAAACAGTATTTGCTAACCAAGATGTTTATATAA
- a CDS encoding tyrosine-type recombinase/integrase, producing the protein MKQFQEIIRLWREDKKQYVKTSTISAYTLLIENHILPAFGKADRINEADVQEFVFEKLNSGLSQKSIKDILIVLKMILKFGVKNGYFEYTQIDIKFPTQRERQEIEVLSRSNHRKVISHIQENFTFRNLGIYICLCAGMRIGEICALKWEDIDTENGIISVKKTIQRVYMIEGEERYTELILDSPKTKNSIRDIPMTRDLLKLLKPLKRIVNNNYFVLTNEAKPTEPRTYRNYYKQFMQEIGVPILKFHGLRHSFATRCIESKCDYKTVSVILGHSNISTTLNLYVHPNMEQKKRCIDQMVKALK; encoded by the coding sequence ATGAAACAATTTCAGGAAATCATACGCCTATGGCGTGAAGACAAAAAACAGTACGTAAAAACATCTACAATTTCAGCGTACACACTACTAATCGAAAACCACATTCTGCCAGCCTTTGGAAAGGCAGATAGAATCAATGAGGCAGATGTGCAAGAGTTTGTTTTTGAGAAACTAAATTCCGGCTTGAGCCAAAAGTCGATCAAAGACATTCTTATAGTTCTGAAGATGATATTAAAATTCGGAGTTAAGAATGGATACTTTGAATATACCCAGATTGATATAAAGTTCCCGACCCAACGAGAGAGGCAAGAAATAGAGGTTTTAAGTAGAAGTAATCATAGAAAAGTCATATCACACATTCAAGAAAATTTTACATTCCGCAATCTTGGTATTTACATCTGTCTTTGTGCTGGAATGAGAATAGGCGAGATATGTGCTCTCAAATGGGAAGATATTGATACCGAAAATGGTATTATAAGCGTTAAGAAGACTATTCAACGAGTATATATGATTGAGGGGGAAGAGCGTTATACCGAACTTATTTTAGATTCCCCTAAGACCAAAAACTCTATTAGAGACATTCCAATGACAAGAGACCTATTAAAGTTGTTGAAACCACTGAAGCGCATTGTGAATAATAATTATTTTGTACTCACCAATGAAGCTAAGCCTACTGAGCCACGCACCTACAGAAACTATTACAAACAATTTATGCAAGAGATCGGAGTACCAATACTGAAGTTTCATGGACTTAGGCATAGTTTCGCAACTCGTTGTATTGAAAGTAAATGCGACTACAAAACTGTTAGCGTTATATTGGGACACTCGAACATTAGTACAACGCTAAATTTGTATGTTCACCCGAATATGGAACAAAAAAAGAGATGTATAGACCAAATGGTAAAAGCTTTGAAATAG
- a CDS encoding site-specific integrase: MTSITPRLNRSREGRDGSYPLVIQIIRHRKKREIYTPYRFWEAEFNTRLEMVENVGGNRRRLLIVREANEYLIYIKKELEAICGSLEADKGSAYTVDDIVNVYNYHNDLSQVLVYADSVIAGLENKGRQGTAANYRSARRAFEMFLDGSPFSFEELTPEVLDRFVTFLRERGNRPNTVSFYLRQWRAIYNRACADHVVFSDQKPFRRLNLKEEVTSKRAISREKIAQIECVDLTACHADMQLARDLFLFSFYTRGMSFVDMCYLNKENLQGNYLRYKRQKTGQELQIRIEKDLRVLIDRYASPLSDYLLPMLRNGDRYQDYRRRQRRLNKLIRELGDRLQLDMPLTFYVARHSWATLAHENDVPVSVISDCMGHTSEKTTRIYLDRIDTKRLDRANRLVINSLR; encoded by the coding sequence ATGACATCAATTACACCACGGCTCAATCGCTCGCGCGAGGGGCGTGATGGCAGTTATCCGCTTGTGATACAAATTATTCGCCATCGAAAGAAGAGAGAGATTTATACGCCTTACCGTTTCTGGGAGGCAGAGTTTAACACCCGTTTAGAAATGGTGGAGAACGTCGGAGGCAATCGCCGTCGTCTGCTCATTGTCCGCGAAGCCAATGAATACCTTATATATATAAAGAAGGAGTTGGAGGCTATTTGCGGATCGCTTGAAGCGGATAAGGGGAGTGCTTATACGGTGGACGACATTGTGAACGTTTATAACTACCACAATGATCTGAGCCAGGTGTTGGTATATGCCGACTCGGTGATTGCCGGGCTGGAGAATAAGGGACGTCAGGGTACGGCTGCCAATTATCGTAGCGCCCGCCGTGCGTTTGAGATGTTTTTGGATGGCAGTCCTTTTTCGTTTGAGGAGTTGACTCCCGAAGTGCTGGACCGCTTTGTCACCTTTCTCCGTGAGCGGGGCAACCGGCCCAATACGGTTTCGTTCTATCTCCGTCAGTGGCGTGCCATCTACAATCGTGCCTGCGCCGATCATGTGGTTTTTTCCGATCAAAAGCCTTTCCGACGGCTGAACCTCAAAGAGGAGGTGACATCCAAACGCGCCATCTCCCGGGAGAAGATTGCGCAGATCGAATGTGTCGACCTTACTGCTTGTCATGCTGATATGCAGCTTGCCCGTGACCTGTTCCTGTTTAGCTTCTATACGCGCGGAATGTCTTTTGTAGATATGTGCTATTTAAATAAGGAGAACCTGCAGGGAAATTATCTTCGGTACAAACGGCAGAAGACAGGGCAGGAGTTACAGATACGCATTGAAAAAGATTTGCGTGTGTTAATCGACAGATACGCCAGCCCTTTGTCGGACTATCTGCTTCCAATGCTTCGAAACGGTGACCGTTATCAGGATTATCGGCGCAGGCAGCGGAGGCTTAATAAACTGATTCGTGAATTGGGCGACCGGTTACAGTTGGATATGCCACTCACATTTTATGTGGCGCGCCACTCATGGGCGACACTCGCTCACGAAAATGATGTGCCCGTCTCGGTGATCAGCGATTGTATGGGGCACACATCGGAGAAGACTACCCGCATTTATCTGGATCGCATAGACACTAAGCGGCTTGACCGGGCCAACCGGTTGGTGATTAATAGTCTGCGGTAA
- a CDS encoding DUF3575 domain-containing protein yields MGYEVTCCIINDYNIYEVILPFIIRKSRIIIKQTANMKKILCIWVLTVTFLGAFPALADAQQWGLTANGLYWATATPNIGVEYAFHSKMSIAGLVQYNPFTYAKNRKMKHLAGQLEYRYWLSDVFKGHYLGVHATGGIFNFGNLPLGILKDYRLEGQLYGGGLTYGYQWIISNRVNIGVDIGLGYLYVDYDKFYCPTCGERVDHYRTNYLGPTKVGVSIIYLLK; encoded by the coding sequence ATGGGATATGAAGTAACTTGCTGTATTATAAATGATTATAATATTTATGAAGTCATTCTCCCTTTCATTATAAGAAAGAGCCGCATAATTATCAAACAAACGGCAAATATGAAAAAAATACTATGCATATGGGTCTTAACCGTTACTTTCCTTGGGGCATTTCCTGCTTTGGCCGACGCCCAGCAATGGGGATTGACTGCCAATGGTCTTTATTGGGCGACAGCTACTCCGAATATAGGTGTGGAATATGCCTTCCATTCAAAGATGAGCATAGCAGGACTTGTTCAATATAATCCGTTTACTTACGCTAAAAACCGGAAAATGAAACATCTTGCCGGGCAGTTGGAGTATCGTTATTGGCTGAGTGATGTGTTCAAGGGGCATTATCTGGGTGTACATGCCACGGGCGGTATCTTTAATTTTGGTAATCTCCCTTTGGGTATCCTCAAAGACTATCGTCTCGAGGGGCAATTGTATGGTGGCGGACTCACCTACGGTTACCAGTGGATCATCAGCAACCGGGTCAACATTGGCGTCGATATCGGATTAGGATATCTCTATGTTGATTACGATAAATTCTATTGTCCCACTTGTGGGGAACGTGTCGATCACTACCGGACCAATTATCTGGGGCCTACCAAGGTAGGTGTATCCATTATTTATCTGTTAAAGTAG
- a CDS encoding DUF3868 domain-containing protein — MNIKQVIFINISFFISLTVLAADRPTQPVRTEVYRLERLDSVLLVDLAVDLTGVHLAPDCTVYLFPLLASENTGDSLSLPPIVLNGPQSDLMYRRRRALGTTSGLEKITPYTVLREGDHALPRIHYRTEVPYAAWMDDVKVWMRDTNCNCDARLVPFAMHTEHIPPLVVERVDTIVIHDTIRLASVASGQSTVASDIPLRKKVTRIQAGYEADIYFPTNEMRILPDHELNRASWMHFVNQVDSIEQDNRNSISGVTVTGYSSPEGYTSNNERLAEKRAKALQAFLENKYGERMEVAVEWVGEDWKQFEKDIEVSDLPERNEILSILRTVSDSNQRKSRLKALNKGKTFGILLREYFPKLRRVSCRIRYVK; from the coding sequence ATGAATATCAAACAGGTAATTTTCATAAATATCTCATTTTTCATCTCTCTAACAGTGTTAGCAGCAGATAGGCCTACACAGCCTGTCCGTACTGAGGTGTATCGCTTGGAGCGTCTTGACTCTGTTCTGCTGGTCGATCTGGCTGTCGACCTGACAGGGGTGCACCTGGCGCCGGACTGTACGGTCTATCTGTTTCCGCTACTCGCTTCGGAGAATACCGGTGATTCGTTGTCTCTTCCTCCCATTGTGCTCAACGGCCCCCAAAGCGATCTGATGTATCGCCGGCGTCGGGCTTTGGGTACAACTTCGGGATTGGAGAAGATTACTCCCTACACCGTGCTGCGTGAGGGAGACCATGCTTTGCCTCGCATCCATTATCGGACTGAGGTGCCTTATGCGGCATGGATGGACGATGTTAAAGTATGGATGCGCGACACGAATTGCAATTGTGATGCCCGTCTGGTACCTTTTGCCATGCATACGGAGCATATACCGCCGTTGGTTGTGGAACGGGTGGATACGATTGTAATACATGACACCATCCGCCTGGCTTCTGTTGCATCCGGACAGTCGACCGTAGCTTCGGATATTCCCCTTCGTAAGAAGGTGACCCGTATTCAGGCCGGTTATGAGGCTGATATTTATTTTCCTACGAATGAAATGCGTATTCTTCCCGATCATGAGTTGAACCGTGCTTCATGGATGCATTTCGTTAACCAAGTGGATTCTATTGAACAGGATAACCGGAATTCCATATCGGGAGTTACCGTTACCGGTTACTCTTCTCCCGAAGGATATACTTCTAATAATGAACGTTTGGCTGAAAAACGTGCCAAGGCCCTTCAAGCGTTCCTGGAAAATAAATATGGCGAACGTATGGAGGTGGCAGTCGAGTGGGTCGGTGAGGATTGGAAACAGTTTGAGAAAGATATAGAGGTTTCTGACCTTCCGGAACGTAATGAAATTCTTTCAATCCTGCGTACTGTGAGTGATAGCAATCAACGGAAGAGTAGGCTGAAGGCACTGAATAAGGGGAAAACATTCGGAATTCTGCTTCGGGAGTATTTTCCGAAACTCCGTCGGGTGTCATGTCGTATTAGATACGTAAAATAA